The following are encoded together in the Candidatus Tumulicola sp. genome:
- a CDS encoding APC family permease, whose product MPASKPELRRSVTPWGSFSWGYSDVGADIFVGLGLVLAAAAGATNVAFLFAGIVYVCIGLAYTELAATYPVAGGGQYFVLRGLGDIFGFIAGWAVLLDFTIDVTLFAWTCVDYMSQLIPAFTGSLHPWVHFGVTLGLIVGLALLNVIGVRESTAFNGIVSALDVVSESLILCFGFLFAFRPELLLHTMHVSWPSPYHLMLGTSLAIISFVGLESISQAAQETQRPASIIPRTSISLILTILIFALAYSNLALGMQPWHPIHDAAGHPMQFWQIFPNNGDNQGKAVALLAAQIPYFGAIAALYVPLLGAVLLLISSNSGIFGSSRIAYAMSRSNLLPSLFQRVHPKFRTPAVSIAAFCGVAILELLFASFPSLYPGAMTLYAHFFRHETGLDFLADLYAFGAATSYSFVFLALIALRLNDPLSPRKFKIPFNLPIMVKGERAEFPLVAVIGFFGIFSILVFTLFTHPIGRVAGPSWLVLGLVAYFIYRRRRNLPVLGSEQRNWRAQQTDILRDAGELELMDEYIANVKASDARKAAALPQ is encoded by the coding sequence GTGCCCGCCTCCAAACCCGAACTACGCCGCTCTGTAACCCCGTGGGGTTCGTTTTCGTGGGGTTACTCCGACGTCGGGGCCGATATTTTTGTCGGACTCGGCCTCGTATTGGCAGCCGCCGCCGGCGCGACCAACGTCGCGTTTTTGTTTGCGGGCATCGTCTACGTCTGCATCGGTCTCGCCTATACCGAACTGGCAGCGACGTATCCGGTCGCGGGTGGCGGCCAGTACTTCGTGCTGCGCGGCTTGGGCGACATCTTCGGGTTTATCGCGGGCTGGGCGGTATTGCTCGATTTCACCATCGATGTAACGCTGTTCGCCTGGACGTGCGTCGACTACATGAGCCAACTGATTCCGGCGTTCACCGGATCGCTGCATCCGTGGGTGCATTTCGGTGTGACGCTGGGACTGATCGTTGGATTGGCGCTGCTCAACGTGATCGGCGTACGCGAGAGCACCGCTTTTAACGGCATCGTATCGGCATTGGACGTGGTCAGCGAATCGCTGATCTTGTGTTTCGGCTTCTTGTTCGCGTTCCGGCCGGAGTTGCTGCTGCATACGATGCACGTCAGCTGGCCGTCGCCGTACCATTTGATGCTGGGCACGTCGCTGGCCATCATTTCGTTCGTCGGCCTAGAGTCGATCTCGCAAGCAGCGCAAGAGACGCAACGTCCGGCCAGCATCATCCCTCGTACGTCGATCTCGCTGATTCTCACGATCCTGATCTTTGCGCTGGCTTATTCCAACCTCGCGCTGGGCATGCAGCCGTGGCATCCGATTCACGACGCGGCCGGCCACCCGATGCAGTTCTGGCAAATTTTTCCGAACAACGGCGACAACCAGGGTAAGGCCGTAGCGCTCTTAGCGGCACAGATCCCGTATTTCGGCGCGATCGCCGCGCTCTACGTTCCGCTGCTCGGTGCGGTGCTGCTGCTGATCTCGTCCAACTCGGGTATCTTCGGAAGTTCGCGCATCGCCTACGCGATGAGCCGGTCGAATCTGCTGCCGTCGCTTTTTCAACGCGTCCATCCGAAGTTTCGCACGCCGGCCGTTTCGATCGCAGCCTTTTGCGGCGTGGCGATTCTGGAGCTTCTCTTCGCCTCGTTCCCATCGCTGTATCCGGGCGCGATGACACTGTACGCGCACTTCTTCCGTCACGAAACCGGTCTCGACTTTTTGGCGGATCTCTACGCCTTCGGTGCCGCCACCAGCTATTCGTTCGTCTTCTTGGCGTTGATCGCGCTGCGCCTCAACGATCCGCTGAGCCCACGCAAGTTTAAAATTCCATTCAACCTGCCGATCATGGTAAAAGGCGAGCGCGCGGAGTTTCCGTTGGTTGCGGTCATCGGGTTTTTCGGAATTTTTTCGATTCTGGTGTTTACGCTGTTCACGCATCCGATCGGCCGCGTCGCCGGCCCCAGCTGGCTCGTGCTGGGATTGGTCGCGTACTTCATCTACCGGCGACGCCGCAATCTTCCGGTGTTGGGCTCCGAGCAGCGTAACTGGCGCGCGCAACAAACCGACATCCTTCGCGATGCGGGCGAGTTAGAGCTGATGGACGAGTACATCGCCAACGTCAAAGCCAGCGACGCGCGCAAAGCGGCTGCGCTGCCGCAATGA
- a CDS encoding substrate-binding domain-containing protein, whose translation MTYLRAAGTLILIASITACAHGGSNASSSSSAQPATASSGAKTIGVSIQNREAQFYQDMEAGMKSEATKHGYNVTFVDANRDNAQQQSQVEDFVSKKVDAIVLTPYDSQAIGSAIVEANTANIPVFTADIANASSQGKVVAHVASDNVQGGYVAGTLICKAVGGKGDVAIIDEPEVTSVQDRVKGFKQAVAKLCPDVKIVADVDSGGARTKANSDAGDILQAHKDLVGIFGINDDSALGAVAAVGAAGMTGKVAIVGYDAGPEARAAIAKGTMYGDALQHPKDIGAATIDAIATYFAGKTPPPIVHIPVGTFTRDDAAAH comes from the coding sequence TTGACGTATTTGCGCGCGGCCGGGACCCTCATATTGATCGCGTCGATAACGGCGTGCGCGCACGGTGGATCCAACGCGTCGAGCTCGTCATCGGCGCAGCCGGCGACGGCCTCTTCGGGGGCCAAGACGATCGGGGTATCCATTCAGAACCGCGAGGCGCAGTTCTACCAGGACATGGAAGCCGGCATGAAATCGGAAGCAACCAAGCACGGCTACAATGTTACCTTCGTCGATGCCAATCGCGACAACGCCCAGCAGCAAAGCCAAGTCGAAGACTTCGTTTCCAAAAAGGTTGATGCCATCGTTTTGACGCCGTACGACTCGCAGGCCATCGGCAGCGCGATCGTCGAGGCTAATACTGCCAATATACCGGTCTTTACGGCCGATATCGCCAACGCGAGTTCGCAGGGCAAAGTCGTCGCGCACGTTGCAAGCGATAACGTACAAGGCGGATACGTCGCCGGAACGCTTATCTGTAAAGCCGTGGGCGGCAAAGGCGACGTGGCGATTATCGACGAGCCCGAAGTAACCAGCGTACAAGACCGCGTCAAAGGCTTTAAACAAGCCGTTGCCAAGCTGTGCCCGGACGTGAAGATCGTCGCCGACGTCGACTCCGGCGGCGCGCGCACGAAAGCCAACAGTGACGCCGGCGATATTTTGCAAGCGCACAAAGACCTCGTCGGAATCTTCGGAATTAACGACGATTCGGCGCTCGGCGCGGTTGCTGCCGTGGGCGCCGCAGGCATGACCGGAAAAGTTGCGATCGTCGGTTACGACGCTGGACCCGAAGCGCGCGCGGCCATCGCGAAGGGCACGATGTACGGCGACGCGTTGCAGCATCCTAAGGATATCGGTGCGGCGACGATCGATGCGATCGCGACGTATTTCGCCGGCAAGACGCCGCCTCCGATCGTGCACATTCCCGTCGGAACCTTCACGCGCGACGACGCGGCCGCCCATTAG
- a CDS encoding ribonuclease HII, whose amino-acid sequence MNPKQRKTKNAYERERRRLHRMHQFESAAREKGFTLVAGVDEVGRGPLAGPVVAACVVASKPLFIRGLNDSKQVRPELRIEIAEIVKTSAVAWGVGVCSVAEIDRLNIYWASVLAMERAIGALWCAPEYLITDAVRIRSYAGPQEPLIRGDARCAIVAAASIVAKVYRDALLVELDREDDRYGFAHHKGYATPEHIVALREHGPSVHHRAGWARVRDAQLALDFAEERENV is encoded by the coding sequence ATGAACCCAAAGCAACGTAAGACGAAGAACGCTTACGAGCGCGAGCGCCGGCGGCTGCACCGGATGCATCAGTTCGAATCGGCCGCGCGCGAAAAGGGCTTTACGCTGGTTGCCGGCGTCGACGAAGTGGGACGCGGACCGCTGGCCGGACCGGTCGTCGCGGCCTGCGTCGTCGCGTCGAAACCGTTGTTCATTCGCGGTCTCAACGATTCCAAGCAAGTTCGTCCGGAGCTGCGTATCGAGATCGCAGAAATCGTAAAAACCAGCGCGGTCGCATGGGGCGTCGGCGTGTGCAGCGTGGCCGAGATCGACCGGCTCAACATCTATTGGGCTAGCGTGCTGGCGATGGAACGGGCGATCGGGGCGCTCTGGTGCGCGCCCGAATATTTGATCACCGACGCGGTGCGGATTCGTTCGTATGCCGGGCCGCAAGAACCGCTGATTCGTGGCGACGCGCGTTGCGCGATCGTGGCAGCGGCATCGATCGTCGCGAAGGTCTACCGCGATGCGCTGTTAGTCGAACTCGATCGCGAAGACGATCGCTACGGATTCGCGCATCACAAAGGCTACGCTACGCCCGAACACATCGTCGCGTTACGGGAACACGGCCCGAGCGTTCATCACCGCGCCGGCTGGGCGCGCGTTCGCGACGCGCAGTTAGCGCTGGACTTCGCAGAGGAACGTGAAAACGTTTAG
- a CDS encoding ABC transporter permease yields the protein MNPAARRNYWLRFAGAIVLFVIIVMVVDVSTHGAFLQPANIVRVLRQITYNCILGVGQTFVIVTGGIDLSVGSLVALTGVVAALFANSLHLSGFALIASTLVVTVAVGAVAGWINALPVVRLGLPPFITTLAMLQMALGLSFILSHGRPVALQSSAFANTGIGSFFGGVTSALHLPSIPIPVVWMLAIVAVASVLLMRTRFGRYVFAIGGNEEAARLAGINVARVKTLVYVISGGCAAVVGFLYMALFSSGSPQTGTGDELLESIAAVVVGGTSLAGGRGSIVGTFFGALLIGVLYNAMNLLGVDSYLQKIVLGAVILLAVVLDGEVRKRVLKSG from the coding sequence ATGAACCCGGCGGCACGTCGAAACTACTGGCTGCGATTCGCCGGTGCGATCGTACTCTTCGTCATCATCGTTATGGTCGTCGACGTTTCGACGCACGGTGCGTTTCTGCAACCGGCCAACATCGTGCGCGTGCTGCGACAGATCACCTACAACTGCATCCTCGGCGTCGGGCAAACGTTCGTCATCGTGACCGGTGGCATCGATCTCTCGGTTGGCTCGTTGGTGGCGCTGACCGGCGTTGTGGCGGCGCTGTTCGCCAACTCGCTCCACCTCAGCGGATTTGCGCTGATCGCTTCGACGCTCGTGGTGACGGTGGCGGTCGGCGCCGTCGCCGGCTGGATCAACGCATTGCCGGTCGTGCGGCTCGGGCTCCCTCCGTTTATCACGACGCTCGCGATGCTCCAAATGGCACTGGGTCTGTCGTTCATTTTGTCGCACGGCCGTCCGGTGGCGCTGCAGAGCAGCGCGTTTGCGAATACCGGGATCGGGTCGTTCTTCGGCGGAGTGACGTCGGCGCTCCATTTACCCAGCATTCCGATTCCGGTCGTGTGGATGCTCGCGATCGTGGCGGTCGCGTCGGTGTTGTTGATGCGCACTCGGTTCGGACGCTACGTGTTCGCGATCGGCGGCAACGAAGAAGCCGCGCGTCTCGCCGGCATCAACGTGGCGCGCGTGAAAACGCTCGTGTACGTGATTAGCGGCGGCTGCGCGGCGGTCGTCGGTTTCTTGTATATGGCGCTGTTTTCGTCGGGTTCGCCGCAGACCGGCACGGGCGACGAACTGCTGGAGTCGATTGCGGCCGTCGTCGTCGGCGGAACCAGTTTAGCCGGCGGGCGCGGCAGCATCGTGGGCACGTTTTTCGGCGCCTTGCTGATCGGCGTGCTGTACAACGCGATGAACCTTCTGGGCGTCGATTCCTACCTGCAGAAGATCGTGCTGGGTGCCGTGATTCTGCTCGCCGTCGTCCTCGACGGCGAAGTGCGAAAGCGAGTGCTCAAGAGCGGCTAG
- a CDS encoding sodium:solute symporter family protein, which yields MHLTPLDWTIIIVSLGVTFLPAILLARRAGRNITEFFAAGRQAPWWLIGISLVATTFSTDTPNLVTNLVRDGGVAENWVWWSFLLTGLATVFFYARLWRRSGVLTDLEFYELRYSGKAASFVRGFRAIYLGLFFNCVIIATVNLAAVKIAVILFGWPRFETLLLLAAVPIVFAATAGLWGVMVTDLIQFVITITAAFAAAYFAIHAPGVGGLHGLIAHVNATHPSMLALVPNFSDWPTALAIFVIPLTVQWWSVWYPGSEPGGGSYVAQRMLAARTESDAAFGTLTFAAMHYALRPWPWIVVALASTIVYPSLHDIAVRFPNVPANLIGNDIAYPAMLVFLPAGFAGFMVAGLFAAYRSTIETHLNWGTSYLVHDFFQRFVRPGATQRELVLTGRLVTVGLMAAGVVFSLFLDNAKSAFDLLLSIGAGTGLIYLLRWFWWRINAWSEVSAMASSFAISLGFFVAGKYGRHVPDTSILLWTVGVTTVVWLAVTFLTAPVPAATLAAFYAKVRPGGPGWRVVRQASGLPPSPDSPAHALIGWVFGLAAIYGALFATGEFIYGRVLPGVIWTVVAVSATTGLFWAGGRLWTSKTPNSG from the coding sequence ATGCATCTGACGCCGCTCGATTGGACGATCATCATTGTCTCGCTCGGCGTCACGTTTCTGCCGGCCATTCTGCTGGCTCGCCGGGCCGGCCGCAACATCACCGAATTCTTTGCAGCGGGCCGGCAGGCGCCGTGGTGGCTGATCGGCATCTCGCTGGTTGCGACAACATTTTCGACCGACACTCCCAACCTGGTTACCAACTTGGTGCGCGACGGCGGCGTCGCGGAAAATTGGGTGTGGTGGTCGTTCTTGTTGACCGGCCTGGCGACGGTCTTTTTTTACGCGCGCTTGTGGCGGCGCAGCGGCGTGCTGACCGACCTCGAATTTTACGAGTTGCGCTATTCGGGGAAGGCTGCATCGTTCGTACGCGGCTTCCGCGCGATCTACCTCGGCTTGTTCTTTAACTGCGTCATTATCGCGACCGTCAACTTAGCCGCCGTGAAAATTGCCGTTATCTTGTTCGGCTGGCCGCGGTTCGAAACGTTGCTGCTGTTAGCCGCGGTTCCGATCGTCTTCGCAGCGACCGCCGGTTTATGGGGCGTGATGGTCACCGACCTGATCCAGTTCGTCATCACGATTACGGCGGCGTTCGCAGCGGCGTACTTTGCGATTCACGCGCCCGGCGTCGGCGGTTTGCACGGGCTCATCGCGCACGTCAACGCCACGCATCCGAGCATGCTCGCGCTCGTGCCGAACTTCTCGGATTGGCCGACGGCGCTTGCGATTTTCGTCATCCCGCTCACCGTGCAATGGTGGTCGGTGTGGTACCCCGGTTCGGAACCCGGCGGTGGAAGTTACGTCGCTCAGCGCATGCTGGCGGCTCGCACCGAATCCGACGCCGCATTCGGAACGCTAACGTTCGCGGCCATGCACTACGCGCTGCGCCCGTGGCCGTGGATCGTCGTCGCGCTCGCATCGACCATCGTGTATCCGTCGCTGCACGATATCGCGGTGCGCTTTCCGAACGTACCGGCAAACCTGATCGGCAACGACATCGCGTATCCCGCGATGCTGGTGTTTCTACCGGCCGGCTTTGCCGGGTTTATGGTCGCCGGTTTGTTCGCCGCGTATCGCTCGACGATCGAAACGCATCTCAACTGGGGAACGTCGTACCTGGTGCACGATTTCTTTCAGCGCTTCGTGCGGCCCGGCGCCACCCAACGCGAACTGGTATTGACCGGACGTCTCGTTACCGTGGGACTGATGGCGGCGGGCGTCGTGTTTTCGTTGTTCTTAGATAACGCGAAGAGCGCGTTCGATCTGTTATTGTCGATCGGTGCCGGCACCGGTTTGATCTACTTGCTGCGTTGGTTTTGGTGGCGCATCAACGCGTGGAGCGAAGTGAGCGCTATGGCCTCGTCGTTCGCAATTTCGCTGGGATTTTTCGTGGCCGGAAAATACGGCCGTCACGTCCCCGACACGTCGATTCTCCTGTGGACCGTCGGCGTCACCACGGTCGTGTGGCTGGCGGTAACGTTCCTCACCGCACCGGTGCCGGCGGCCACGCTGGCGGCCTTTTACGCCAAGGTACGCCCCGGCGGCCCGGGTTGGCGGGTGGTGCGGCAAGCGTCCGGATTACCGCCCTCGCCGGACTCGCCGGCGCATGCGCTGATAGGCTGGGTTTTCGGTCTGGCGGCCATCTACGGAGCGCTGTTCGCGACCGGTGAATTCATCTACGGCCGGGTGCTTCCGGGCGTCATTTGGACGGTCGTTGCCGTATCCGCGACCACCGGGCTGTTTTGGGCCGGCGGACGCCTCTGGACGTCCAAAACGCCCAATTCCGGCTAA
- a CDS encoding YraN family protein codes for MKTFSRTEKGRAGEDAAVQFLTSCGYRVLERNVRVPGGEIDAVCLDGSTLVIVEVRRRDGKSYGSAVASVDARKRRTLRRIAADYAQIVAPGRSMRFDIVAFDAGHVRLLRDAF; via the coding sequence GTGAAAACGTTTAGCCGCACCGAGAAGGGCCGTGCCGGAGAAGATGCCGCCGTTCAATTTCTTACGTCGTGCGGGTACCGCGTGCTCGAGCGCAACGTCCGGGTGCCGGGCGGCGAAATCGACGCGGTCTGCTTGGACGGCAGCACGCTGGTGATCGTCGAGGTTCGGCGCCGCGACGGCAAGTCGTATGGTTCGGCCGTCGCCTCGGTCGATGCGCGCAAGCGCCGCACGCTGCGGCGCATCGCGGCCGACTACGCACAGATCGTCGCTCCCGGCCGGAGCATGCGCTTCGACATCGTCGCGTTCGATGCCGGACACGTTCGGCTGCTGCGCGACGCCTTTTAA
- a CDS encoding universal stress protein, with protein MNASVHVDPIGAVVALLIACSIGAVLYWMLHPPESQVQKMAAQTTREVKQMVGSIIVVFSPEINSRHMMALAVKLARGERSELLALYVIEVPRTLPPDAEMPDEERAALDALGAAETIANENNVNLRTETVKTRATSEAVIEIAKREKADLLILGSYLEGKYAGARLGTAIQEIAADAKCDVLIGVEGKHGKLFGEELA; from the coding sequence ATGAACGCTTCGGTACACGTCGATCCGATCGGCGCGGTCGTCGCGCTCCTAATCGCCTGCAGCATCGGCGCAGTGCTCTATTGGATGCTCCACCCGCCCGAGTCGCAAGTGCAAAAGATGGCGGCGCAGACCACGCGCGAGGTCAAGCAAATGGTCGGCAGCATCATCGTGGTGTTTTCACCGGAAATTAATTCGCGGCACATGATGGCGCTGGCCGTAAAACTGGCGCGTGGCGAACGCTCGGAGTTGTTAGCACTCTACGTCATCGAGGTGCCGCGCACGCTCCCACCCGACGCCGAAATGCCCGATGAAGAGCGAGCGGCGCTGGATGCCCTTGGCGCGGCCGAAACGATCGCCAACGAAAATAACGTCAACCTGCGAACGGAAACCGTGAAGACTCGAGCCACGTCCGAAGCCGTGATCGAAATCGCCAAGCGCGAAAAAGCCGATCTGCTCATCCTCGGCTCGTATCTAGAAGGGAAGTACGCCGGCGCCCGTCTCGGCACCGCGATTCAGGAGATCGCCGCCGACGCCAAATGCGACGTCCTCATCGGGGTCGAAGGAAAGCATGGCAAGCTCTTCGGAGAAGAGCTTGCCTGA
- the ylqF gene encoding ribosome biogenesis GTPase YlqF yields MPAQLERPIQWYPGHMVAAMRRMSEYLKLIDTVVEVVDARVPRSGRNPDLLRMIGSRTHLVALNREDLADPHATKRWLEWFAAKNVSAAAVDGRSIGSVTTLRKTIEDIRRTGKASRALIVGLPNSGKSTIVNALLRKGVAKTENRAGVTRQLQWFKLAPGIELMDTPGILVPKIATPDAQWKLAISNAVPRDRFDAEEVVAAFHSWATEHGKTSIPDLAEFARARGFVRRGGEYDLHNAATAYMRTLNEGTFGRLTFEVVDEPKAT; encoded by the coding sequence ATGCCGGCACAGCTCGAGCGTCCCATCCAGTGGTATCCGGGACATATGGTCGCGGCGATGCGCCGCATGTCCGAATACCTCAAGCTGATCGATACCGTCGTCGAAGTGGTCGACGCCCGCGTGCCGCGCAGCGGACGCAATCCGGATCTCTTGCGCATGATCGGTTCGCGCACGCACCTCGTAGCGCTCAATCGCGAAGATCTCGCCGATCCGCATGCGACCAAACGTTGGCTGGAGTGGTTTGCCGCAAAGAACGTCTCGGCCGCGGCGGTCGACGGACGCTCGATCGGCAGCGTCACCACGTTGCGTAAAACGATCGAAGACATCCGGCGCACCGGTAAAGCCTCGCGCGCGCTCATCGTCGGTCTTCCCAACTCCGGCAAGTCCACGATCGTCAACGCACTCTTGCGCAAGGGCGTCGCAAAAACCGAAAATCGCGCCGGCGTCACGCGGCAATTGCAGTGGTTCAAGCTCGCACCCGGCATCGAACTGATGGACACGCCCGGCATTCTCGTGCCGAAGATCGCGACGCCCGACGCGCAGTGGAAACTCGCTATCTCCAATGCAGTGCCGCGCGACCGATTCGATGCCGAAGAGGTGGTCGCCGCATTTCACTCCTGGGCGACCGAGCACGGCAAAACATCGATACCCGATCTGGCGGAGTTCGCCCGCGCTCGCGGTTTCGTGCGACGCGGCGGCGAGTACGATTTGCACAATGCCGCGACGGCGTACATGCGCACGCTCAACGAAGGGACGTTCGGACGATTGACGTTCGAAGTGGTCGATGAACCCAAAGCAACGTAA
- a CDS encoding sugar ABC transporter ATP-binding protein, translating to MRGIGKSFPGVRALNDVSLELRTGEVLALAGENGAGKSTLMKILSGAQRADEGSIFVDGTQAQIDSPRDAERFGIGMIYQEFTLVPQLDVAENIGLGNEPTHALLIDRRALREKAKRALDELGLQLPLDVPAERLSIGQQQVVEIAKALARKARIIVMDEPTAALTDREIEGLFAIVARLKAAGAGIIYISHRMDELPRIADRIAVLRDGAIVETRATAAFPRDEIVRAMVGRQLSSYFPEIPPLDSDAPVVLDVQHVRSGPLVRDVSFAVRSGEIVALAGLIGAGRTEILRSIAGADRREAGSIAVDGKPVAAKNPSGAIHAGIAFITEDRKAQGLVLGMTVRENVTLAHLGEFVGADRLIDRERERSTAKTEIASLHIRTTGTEQLVGTLSGGNQQKVVLAKWLLGKARVFLFDEPTRGIDVGAKAEIYGLMLQLAARGAAIVMVSSDLPEVLGMSHRILVVRGGAIVAEFARSDASAERVIAIATGAAA from the coding sequence ATGCGCGGAATCGGCAAGTCGTTTCCCGGCGTTCGCGCGCTAAACGACGTTTCGCTCGAATTACGCACCGGCGAAGTGCTGGCGCTGGCGGGTGAAAACGGCGCGGGCAAATCGACCTTGATGAAAATATTGTCCGGCGCACAGCGCGCCGACGAGGGCAGCATTTTCGTCGACGGCACGCAGGCGCAGATCGATTCGCCGCGCGACGCGGAGCGGTTTGGGATCGGCATGATCTATCAGGAGTTCACGCTGGTACCGCAACTCGATGTGGCCGAAAATATCGGACTCGGTAACGAGCCGACGCACGCGCTACTCATCGACCGCCGAGCGTTGCGCGAAAAGGCCAAGCGGGCGTTGGACGAACTCGGCCTTCAGTTGCCGCTCGACGTGCCGGCCGAACGGTTGTCGATCGGACAGCAACAGGTCGTCGAAATCGCCAAAGCGCTCGCACGCAAGGCGCGCATCATCGTGATGGACGAACCGACCGCGGCGCTCACCGACCGCGAGATCGAGGGATTGTTTGCCATCGTCGCGCGGCTCAAGGCGGCCGGAGCCGGCATCATCTACATCTCTCATCGCATGGACGAACTGCCGCGTATCGCCGATCGCATCGCGGTGCTACGCGATGGCGCGATCGTCGAAACCCGCGCCACCGCTGCGTTTCCGCGCGACGAGATCGTGCGGGCGATGGTCGGGCGCCAACTGAGCTCGTATTTTCCCGAGATTCCGCCGCTCGATTCGGACGCTCCGGTCGTTCTCGACGTGCAACACGTTCGTAGCGGGCCGCTCGTTCGCGACGTGAGCTTCGCCGTCCGTTCGGGTGAGATCGTCGCGTTGGCCGGATTGATCGGCGCCGGTCGCACCGAAATCTTGCGCTCGATCGCGGGCGCCGACCGGCGAGAAGCCGGAAGCATCGCGGTCGACGGTAAGCCGGTCGCGGCCAAGAACCCATCCGGCGCGATCCACGCCGGCATCGCGTTTATCACCGAGGATCGCAAGGCGCAGGGCTTGGTGTTGGGAATGACCGTCCGCGAAAATGTGACGCTGGCGCACTTGGGTGAGTTCGTCGGCGCGGATCGCTTGATCGATCGCGAGCGCGAGCGGTCGACGGCCAAAACCGAAATCGCATCGTTGCACATTCGTACCACCGGCACCGAGCAGCTGGTGGGAACTCTCTCGGGCGGCAATCAACAAAAAGTCGTGCTGGCGAAATGGCTTTTGGGAAAGGCGCGCGTGTTTTTATTCGACGAGCCCACCCGCGGAATCGACGTGGGCGCGAAGGCCGAGATTTACGGTCTGATGTTGCAGCTCGCGGCGCGTGGCGCGGCGATCGTAATGGTTTCGAGCGACTTGCCCGAAGTGCTTGGCATGTCACACCGTATTCTGGTGGTTCGCGGCGGCGCCATCGTGGCCGAGTTCGCGCGCAGCGACGCTTCGGCCGAACGAGTGATCGCGATCGCGACCGGAGCCGCGGCATGA